One window of the Zea mays cultivar B73 chromosome 3, Zm-B73-REFERENCE-NAM-5.0, whole genome shotgun sequence genome contains the following:
- the LOC100284916 gene encoding PHD finger protein ALFIN-LIKE 6 isoform 2 (isoform 2 is encoded by transcript variant 2): protein MDGGGSGPAPNAAHTAEEVFRDYKARRAGMIKALTTDVERFFKLCDPEKENLCLYGYPDETWEVTLPAEEVPPEIPEPALGINFARDGMNEKDWLALVAVHSDSWLLSVAFYFGARFGFDREARRRLFSLINNMPTIFEVVTGAVKKQQAKEKTPNSSSKSNKPSSKVQSRAESRSKAKVPKDEEESGDDDGDEEAEEHDNTLCGTCGTNDGKDQFWICCDNCEKWYHGKCVKITPARAEHIKQYKCPDCTNKRVRA, encoded by the exons ATGGACGGCGGGGGCTCCGGGCCGGCGCCCAACGCCGCGCACACCGCGGAAGAGGTCTTCCGCGACTACAAAGCCCGCCGCGCCGGCATGATCAAGGCACTCACCACCG ATGTGGAGAGGTTCTTCAAGCTCTGTGACCCCG AAAAGGAGAACTTGTGCCTCTATGGCTATCCCGATGAGACATGGGAGGTTACCTTGCCAGCTGAGGAAGTGCCCCCAGAGATCCCTGAACCAGCATTAGGAATCAACTTTGCTAGGGATGGCATGAATGAGAAGGACTGGCTGGCGCTAGTTGCAGTCCACAGTGATTCCTGGTTACTATCTGTCGCATTCTACTTTGGTGCACGGTTTGGATTTGACAGAGAAGCTAG GAGGCGGCTCTTTAGCCTGATAAACAACATGCCCACGATATTTGAGGTGGTGACGGGAGCAGTCAAGAAGCAGCAGGCAAAGGAGAAGACACCTAACAGTAGCAGCAAGAGCAACAAGCCTAGTTCAAAAGTG CAGTCAAGAGCAGAGTCTCGATCGAAGGCTAAGGTCCCCAAAGACGAAGAAGAGAGCGGTGACGACGACGGGGACGAGGAGGCGGAGGAGCACGACAACACCCTGTGTGGAACCTGCGGGACCAACGACGGCAAGGACCAGTTCTGGATCTGCTGCGATAACTGTGAGAAGTGGTACCATGGGAAGTGTGTCAAGATCACGCCCGCACGGGCCGAGCATATCAAGCAGTACAAGTGCCCAGACTGCACCAACAAGAGGGTCAGGGCGTGA
- the LOC100284916 gene encoding PHD finger protein ALFIN-LIKE 6 isoform 1 (isoform 1 is encoded by transcript variant 1), with protein sequence MDGGGSGPAPNAAHTAEEVFRDYKARRAGMIKALTTDVERFFKLCDPEKENLCLYGYPDETWEVTLPAEEVPPEIPEPALGINFARDGMNEKDWLALVAVHSDSWLLSVAFYFGARFGFDREARRRLFSLINNMPTIFEVVTGAVKKQQAKEKTPNSSSKSNKPSSKVSRAESRSKAKVPKDEEESGDDDGDEEAEEHDNTLCGTCGTNDGKDQFWICCDNCEKWYHGKCVKITPARAEHIKQYKCPDCTNKRVRA encoded by the exons ATGGACGGCGGGGGCTCCGGGCCGGCGCCCAACGCCGCGCACACCGCGGAAGAGGTCTTCCGCGACTACAAAGCCCGCCGCGCCGGCATGATCAAGGCACTCACCACCG ATGTGGAGAGGTTCTTCAAGCTCTGTGACCCCG AAAAGGAGAACTTGTGCCTCTATGGCTATCCCGATGAGACATGGGAGGTTACCTTGCCAGCTGAGGAAGTGCCCCCAGAGATCCCTGAACCAGCATTAGGAATCAACTTTGCTAGGGATGGCATGAATGAGAAGGACTGGCTGGCGCTAGTTGCAGTCCACAGTGATTCCTGGTTACTATCTGTCGCATTCTACTTTGGTGCACGGTTTGGATTTGACAGAGAAGCTAG GAGGCGGCTCTTTAGCCTGATAAACAACATGCCCACGATATTTGAGGTGGTGACGGGAGCAGTCAAGAAGCAGCAGGCAAAGGAGAAGACACCTAACAGTAGCAGCAAGAGCAACAAGCCTAGTTCAAAAGTG TCAAGAGCAGAGTCTCGATCGAAGGCTAAGGTCCCCAAAGACGAAGAAGAGAGCGGTGACGACGACGGGGACGAGGAGGCGGAGGAGCACGACAACACCCTGTGTGGAACCTGCGGGACCAACGACGGCAAGGACCAGTTCTGGATCTGCTGCGATAACTGTGAGAAGTGGTACCATGGGAAGTGTGTCAAGATCACGCCCGCACGGGCCGAGCATATCAAGCAGTACAAGTGCCCAGACTGCACCAACAAGAGGGTCAGGGCGTGA
- the LOC100284916 gene encoding PHD finger protein ALFIN-LIKE 6 isoform 3 (isoform 3 is encoded by transcript variant 3) encodes MDGGGSGPAPNAAHTAEEVFRDYKARRAGMIKALTTDVERFFKLCDPEKENLCLYGYPDETWEVTLPAEEVPPEIPEPALGINFARDGMNEKDWLALVAVHSDSWLLSVAFYFGARFGFDREARRRLFSLINNMPTIFEVVTGAVKKQQAKEKTPNSSSKSNKPSSKSRAESRSKAKVPKDEEESGDDDGDEEAEEHDNTLCGTCGTNDGKDQFWICCDNCEKWYHGKCVKITPARAEHIKQYKCPDCTNKRVRA; translated from the exons ATGGACGGCGGGGGCTCCGGGCCGGCGCCCAACGCCGCGCACACCGCGGAAGAGGTCTTCCGCGACTACAAAGCCCGCCGCGCCGGCATGATCAAGGCACTCACCACCG ATGTGGAGAGGTTCTTCAAGCTCTGTGACCCCG AAAAGGAGAACTTGTGCCTCTATGGCTATCCCGATGAGACATGGGAGGTTACCTTGCCAGCTGAGGAAGTGCCCCCAGAGATCCCTGAACCAGCATTAGGAATCAACTTTGCTAGGGATGGCATGAATGAGAAGGACTGGCTGGCGCTAGTTGCAGTCCACAGTGATTCCTGGTTACTATCTGTCGCATTCTACTTTGGTGCACGGTTTGGATTTGACAGAGAAGCTAG GAGGCGGCTCTTTAGCCTGATAAACAACATGCCCACGATATTTGAGGTGGTGACGGGAGCAGTCAAGAAGCAGCAGGCAAAGGAGAAGACACCTAACAGTAGCAGCAAGAGCAACAAGCCTAGTTCAAAA TCAAGAGCAGAGTCTCGATCGAAGGCTAAGGTCCCCAAAGACGAAGAAGAGAGCGGTGACGACGACGGGGACGAGGAGGCGGAGGAGCACGACAACACCCTGTGTGGAACCTGCGGGACCAACGACGGCAAGGACCAGTTCTGGATCTGCTGCGATAACTGTGAGAAGTGGTACCATGGGAAGTGTGTCAAGATCACGCCCGCACGGGCCGAGCATATCAAGCAGTACAAGTGCCCAGACTGCACCAACAAGAGGGTCAGGGCGTGA
- the LOC100284916 gene encoding PHD finger protein ALFIN-LIKE 6 isoform X2 produces MDGGGSGPAPNAAHTAEEVFRDYKARRAGMIKALTTDVERFFKLCDPEKENLCLYGYPDETWEVTLPAEEVPPEIPEPALGINFARDGMNEKDWLALVAVHSDSWLLSVAFYFGARFGFDREARRRLFSLINNMPTIFEVVTGAVKKQQAKEKTPNSSSKSNKPSSKQSRAESRSKAKVPKDEEESGDDDGDEEAEEHDNTLCGTCGTNDGKDQFWICCDNCEKWYHGKCVKITPARAEHIKQYKCPDCTNKRVRA; encoded by the exons ATGGACGGCGGGGGCTCCGGGCCGGCGCCCAACGCCGCGCACACCGCGGAAGAGGTCTTCCGCGACTACAAAGCCCGCCGCGCCGGCATGATCAAGGCACTCACCACCG ATGTGGAGAGGTTCTTCAAGCTCTGTGACCCCG AAAAGGAGAACTTGTGCCTCTATGGCTATCCCGATGAGACATGGGAGGTTACCTTGCCAGCTGAGGAAGTGCCCCCAGAGATCCCTGAACCAGCATTAGGAATCAACTTTGCTAGGGATGGCATGAATGAGAAGGACTGGCTGGCGCTAGTTGCAGTCCACAGTGATTCCTGGTTACTATCTGTCGCATTCTACTTTGGTGCACGGTTTGGATTTGACAGAGAAGCTAG GAGGCGGCTCTTTAGCCTGATAAACAACATGCCCACGATATTTGAGGTGGTGACGGGAGCAGTCAAGAAGCAGCAGGCAAAGGAGAAGACACCTAACAGTAGCAGCAAGAGCAACAAGCCTAGTTCAAAA CAGTCAAGAGCAGAGTCTCGATCGAAGGCTAAGGTCCCCAAAGACGAAGAAGAGAGCGGTGACGACGACGGGGACGAGGAGGCGGAGGAGCACGACAACACCCTGTGTGGAACCTGCGGGACCAACGACGGCAAGGACCAGTTCTGGATCTGCTGCGATAACTGTGAGAAGTGGTACCATGGGAAGTGTGTCAAGATCACGCCCGCACGGGCCGAGCATATCAAGCAGTACAAGTGCCCAGACTGCACCAACAAGAGGGTCAGGGCGTGA